The proteins below are encoded in one region of Thermococcus sp. 21S7:
- a CDS encoding TldD/PmbA family protein, which yields MIEELIGILERENVEWEIYWETGRGGSFRIERERLERSQRKFHSGIGLRIGYKGRLGFSYVTGLNHDRKTLEEFVKRTIKLARVSEVPFVGFPSPAKVPRVEGLYDGRIDEIPFEEAHSLAGEFAARMRELKDDSLTLSGSMALAVTTYGVANSNGVRLEARGTGMSVSAYAVKKDGKTGSGSYYQTYRSLQPFEELENALLSAIEEARLSYRARKMKPHSGEVLLEPEAFRAVLGIFLENLFGDGVYHGRSRFSRLGEDVAPEGFTLIDDATVPGGVGSFPFDGEGSPGERTLLVEDGVIRSFLLDETYARFLKLRSTGNAVRDFRTTPHIGTSNVMVVPGDENLGDFEGIVVRKVFGEHTANPVSGDFSLTVELGYAVKGGEVVPFRDNMLVGNAFRLLRSISSVGKKTLRRGSFISPRVVAEVKLV from the coding sequence GTGATAGAGGAACTCATCGGCATACTCGAACGCGAGAACGTTGAGTGGGAGATTTACTGGGAGACCGGTCGGGGAGGCTCCTTCAGGATAGAACGTGAGAGACTAGAACGCTCCCAGAGGAAGTTCCACTCCGGCATCGGTCTGCGCATCGGCTATAAGGGCCGACTCGGCTTTTCCTATGTAACCGGCCTGAACCACGACAGAAAAACGCTTGAGGAGTTTGTAAAGCGGACGATAAAGCTGGCGAGGGTTAGCGAGGTACCCTTCGTTGGCTTCCCCTCCCCGGCGAAAGTGCCCCGTGTTGAGGGACTCTACGATGGGAGGATAGACGAGATACCCTTCGAGGAGGCCCACTCCCTAGCGGGGGAATTCGCCGCCAGGATGCGCGAGCTGAAGGACGATTCCCTTACGCTCTCGGGATCGATGGCCCTTGCCGTCACCACCTATGGAGTGGCGAACTCCAACGGGGTTCGGCTTGAGGCCAGGGGTACGGGAATGAGCGTCTCGGCCTACGCCGTGAAAAAGGATGGAAAAACGGGTTCGGGCTCGTATTACCAGACCTATCGCTCCCTCCAGCCCTTTGAAGAGCTTGAGAACGCCCTCCTCTCAGCCATAGAGGAGGCCAGGCTCAGCTATCGCGCCCGGAAGATGAAACCCCACTCCGGTGAGGTTCTCCTTGAACCCGAGGCCTTCCGCGCCGTTCTGGGGATATTCCTCGAAAACCTCTTTGGGGACGGTGTCTATCACGGCAGGAGCCGCTTTTCAAGGCTCGGCGAGGATGTCGCCCCCGAGGGGTTCACGCTCATCGACGATGCAACGGTTCCGGGCGGCGTTGGTAGCTTCCCCTTCGACGGAGAGGGCAGCCCAGGGGAGAGAACCCTTCTAGTTGAAGATGGCGTCATACGCTCCTTCCTCCTCGATGAAACCTACGCCCGCTTCCTGAAGTTAAGGAGCACCGGGAACGCTGTCCGGGACTTCAGAACGACCCCGCACATAGGGACGAGCAACGTGATGGTTGTTCCCGGAGACGAGAACCTTGGGGACTTCGAGGGCATCGTCGTGAGGAAGGTCTTCGGTGAGCACACCGCCAACCCCGTGAGCGGAGACTTCTCGCTGACCGTTGAACTGGGCTACGCCGTTAAGGGTGGTGAGGTGGTTCCGTTCAGGGACAACATGCTCGTTGGAAACGCCTTCCGGCTCCTCAGGTCTATTTCATCCGTTGGAAAAAAGACACTCCGCAGGGGTTCCTTCATCTCCCCGCGCGTCGTTGCCGAGGTCAAACTTGTGTAG
- a CDS encoding TldD/PmbA family protein translates to METLIRRAEELAERYGISYYEIRVTRVTASHLTMQNGQLEELAMNTEIGIGVRAFNGAWGFSSANDMGRAEKAIETAMKIARLSKGDSKIHLGDPIRDRAEIRPKRSFLDVDVEDKLALVKEIDSLLRDERASNRSVHYGDGLKEGFYFNSLGSEIETVVPRLRLSFSVTARENGEMQSYWKSFGGTAGWELVEGIDLSHWTDFVKEKAVSLLHAQSPPSGEFPVIMDPELTGVFIHEALGHAVEADSVKNGDSILAGRLGERIAVEELTVVDDPTLPGKFGSYVYDDEGMEGKRVEIIKNGVLLSYLNDRETSALLGLEPNGHGRAQGYNYQPLVRMSNTYVEPRDWSFEEMVEEVRNGLYMIGDKGGEVDTANGTFTFGAKEGYIIENGEITAQVRDVALSGRILDVLRNIHAIGDDLRIEFPGYCGKGQWVPVDDGGPHVLTRALVGGLR, encoded by the coding sequence ATGGAGACACTGATACGGAGGGCCGAGGAGCTTGCGGAGCGTTACGGTATATCCTATTATGAAATACGTGTAACCCGCGTCACGGCTTCCCACCTCACGATGCAGAACGGTCAGCTTGAGGAGCTGGCCATGAACACGGAGATTGGCATCGGGGTCAGGGCCTTCAACGGTGCGTGGGGTTTCTCAAGCGCCAACGACATGGGCCGTGCAGAGAAGGCCATAGAGACCGCCATGAAGATAGCGAGGCTCTCGAAGGGCGATTCGAAGATTCACCTCGGGGACCCCATCCGGGATAGGGCTGAAATAAGGCCGAAGAGGAGCTTTCTCGATGTGGACGTCGAGGATAAGCTCGCCCTCGTGAAGGAGATCGATTCCCTCCTCAGGGACGAGAGGGCCTCCAACCGGAGCGTCCACTACGGTGACGGCCTCAAGGAGGGGTTCTACTTCAACTCCCTCGGGAGCGAGATTGAGACGGTCGTCCCGAGGCTGAGGCTGAGCTTCTCTGTTACCGCCAGGGAGAACGGCGAGATGCAGAGCTACTGGAAGAGCTTCGGCGGCACCGCGGGCTGGGAGCTGGTCGAGGGAATAGACCTGAGCCACTGGACCGACTTCGTAAAGGAAAAGGCGGTTTCGCTTCTCCACGCCCAGTCACCCCCTTCAGGGGAGTTTCCGGTGATAATGGATCCCGAACTCACCGGCGTCTTCATCCACGAGGCCCTCGGTCATGCCGTCGAGGCCGATTCGGTTAAGAACGGCGACAGCATACTCGCCGGGAGGCTCGGAGAGAGGATAGCGGTGGAGGAGCTCACCGTCGTTGACGACCCGACCCTGCCCGGCAAGTTCGGCTCGTACGTTTACGACGACGAGGGAATGGAAGGCAAAAGGGTTGAGATAATAAAGAACGGCGTTCTCCTGAGCTACCTCAACGACCGCGAGACGAGCGCCCTGCTCGGCCTTGAGCCCAACGGCCACGGCCGTGCCCAGGGCTACAACTACCAGCCCCTCGTGAGGATGAGCAACACCTACGTCGAGCCCCGCGACTGGTCCTTCGAGGAGATGGTCGAGGAGGTCAGGAACGGCCTCTACATGATTGGGGACAAGGGGGGCGAGGTTGACACCGCCAACGGAACCTTTACCTTCGGCGCCAAGGAGGGCTACATCATCGAGAACGGTGAAATCACGGCGCAGGTCAGAGACGTAGCTCTCTCTGGCAGAATCCTCGACGTCCTGCGGAACATCCACGCCATAGGGGACGACCTAAGGATCGAGTTCCCCGGCTACTGCGGAAAGGGGCAGTGGGTGCCGGTCGATGACGGCGGGCCTCACGTGCTCACGAGGGCGCTCGTGGGGGGATTGAGGTGA
- a CDS encoding metalloregulator ArsR/SmtB family transcription factor, with the protein MERRSEILHHIQGKPGITFRELARELGIGIGDLQYHLYRLEKEGKVFSRKIGKRRYIFPAGFERDCQRLLIAISTETRRRILLLLMEGPLTQSEIAKRLGLSQPTVSYHMGELVKLGIVDAQKEGKSVTYTLSYDPAIIARVIKEYRPSLWEKLADNLIDLLTSVGDEE; encoded by the coding sequence ATGGAGAGGCGTAGTGAGATACTCCACCACATCCAGGGCAAACCGGGGATAACCTTCCGGGAGCTGGCGAGGGAGCTTGGAATAGGGATAGGGGACCTCCAGTACCACCTCTACCGACTGGAGAAAGAGGGGAAGGTGTTTTCACGGAAAATCGGAAAGAGGCGCTACATCTTCCCGGCGGGCTTCGAGAGGGACTGCCAGAGGCTGCTGATAGCCATCTCCACCGAGACCCGAAGGAGAATTCTCCTGCTCCTCATGGAGGGTCCCCTCACCCAGAGCGAGATAGCCAAGAGGCTCGGCCTCAGCCAGCCCACCGTGAGCTATCACATGGGGGAGCTCGTGAAGCTCGGCATCGTGGATGCCCAAAAAGAGGGGAAGAGCGTGACGTACACACTTTCCTACGACCCGGCGATAATAGCGCGCGTCATAAAGGAGTACCGACCCAGTCTCTGGGAAAAGCTGGCCGACAATCTGATAGACCTGCTCACCAGCGTGGGTGATGAGGAATGA
- a CDS encoding universal stress protein has translation MRILVLVDGSKWSQKAALHAIAIAKRRGGKLILFSVLDRREAKALAFNMGMLSQDLTNVQKFEEEIWREMKKSIRDIMTNLLELCQHEGVNCSIRIVEGSAKDTILEEANSGRYSLVVMGAYGRSGKTRIGSLLEEVVGSIEPPVMVIR, from the coding sequence ATGAGGATACTCGTGCTCGTTGACGGCTCTAAATGGAGTCAGAAGGCTGCCCTTCACGCGATAGCCATCGCCAAAAGGAGGGGAGGCAAGCTCATTCTGTTCTCCGTCCTTGATAGGAGGGAGGCGAAGGCCCTGGCCTTCAACATGGGCATGCTCAGTCAAGACCTTACGAACGTCCAGAAGTTCGAGGAGGAGATATGGCGGGAGATGAAGAAGAGCATACGCGACATAATGACCAACCTTCTTGAGCTCTGTCAGCATGAGGGAGTCAACTGCTCGATAAGGATCGTTGAGGGCTCCGCGAAGGACACCATCCTTGAGGAGGCCAACTCCGGAAGGTACAGCCTAGTCGTCATGGGTGCCTACGGAAGAAGTGGAAAAACGAGGATAGGGAGCCTCCTTGAGGAGGTCGTGGGTTCAATAGAGCCGCCCGTTATGGTGATTCGTTAG
- a CDS encoding ArsB/NhaD family transporter has product MMLNEQVAIAVTVFIFIYALIISERVHRTVAALFGASIVLFVGVVPWEKMPEYLDLGTLFLLIGMMMIVNTAKESGLFEFIAIKTAKFAKGSPMKVLILFSVVTALVSSVLDNVTTVLLLTPMLIYITRLMDVNPIPYLLAEIFASNIGGTATLIGDPPNIMIGSAAGLSFTEFLLNMGPIAAVDLLLTLGIIYLVYRDAMKITPTKMERIQSTIQMLREDEAIRDWSLFRKSVIVILAVVLLFFVHDKLGIPPAVVALSGASFLLLWSRMEPTEVLEKIEWTAIFFFMGLFIVVGSLVETGVIDDVANWLLSYVHTTSEAIVMITWFSAVASAIVDNIPLTAAMIPLIKSMSTSMNVYPLWWALSLGACLGGNGTAIGASANIVVLGIAARERLNITFMDFLKVGLVIMLSTVGVGMLLIWIRYVGV; this is encoded by the coding sequence ATGATGCTGAACGAGCAAGTGGCAATCGCGGTTACAGTGTTCATCTTTATCTACGCTCTGATAATCAGCGAAAGGGTTCACAGGACTGTTGCCGCCCTCTTTGGCGCTTCCATAGTCCTGTTCGTTGGAGTGGTTCCCTGGGAAAAGATGCCCGAGTACCTTGACCTCGGGACATTGTTCCTCCTGATAGGTATGATGATGATCGTCAACACCGCCAAGGAAAGCGGCCTCTTCGAGTTCATAGCGATAAAGACCGCGAAGTTTGCCAAAGGGAGTCCAATGAAGGTCCTCATATTGTTCTCCGTCGTGACGGCGCTGGTTAGCTCCGTTCTGGATAACGTTACGACCGTTCTCCTGCTGACGCCGATGCTGATATACATAACCCGGCTGATGGACGTTAATCCGATTCCCTACCTTCTGGCGGAGATATTCGCATCCAACATCGGCGGAACCGCAACGCTCATCGGCGACCCGCCCAACATAATGATAGGCTCGGCCGCGGGACTGAGCTTCACCGAGTTCCTACTGAACATGGGGCCCATAGCGGCGGTTGACCTTCTCCTGACCCTCGGCATAATATACCTCGTCTACAGGGATGCCATGAAAATAACCCCAACCAAGATGGAGAGGATTCAGTCCACCATTCAGATGCTGAGAGAGGACGAGGCCATAAGGGACTGGTCTCTCTTTAGGAAGTCCGTGATCGTTATCCTTGCGGTCGTGCTGCTGTTCTTCGTCCACGACAAGCTTGGAATTCCCCCCGCGGTCGTGGCCCTCAGCGGTGCGTCGTTCCTCCTCCTCTGGAGCAGGATGGAGCCGACGGAGGTTCTGGAGAAGATAGAGTGGACGGCGATATTCTTCTTTATGGGGCTTTTCATAGTCGTTGGCTCCCTCGTTGAGACGGGGGTGATAGACGACGTCGCCAACTGGCTGCTCAGCTACGTCCACACGACCTCCGAGGCCATAGTGATGATTACATGGTTTTCAGCCGTGGCCTCCGCCATAGTTGACAACATCCCCCTGACGGCGGCGATGATACCTCTGATAAAATCCATGAGCACTTCGATGAACGTCTATCCCCTGTGGTGGGCACTCTCGCTCGGCGCGTGCCTCGGTGGAAACGGAACCGCCATAGGGGCGAGCGCCAACATCGTCGTTCTCGGTATAGCCGCAAGGGAGAGGCTCAACATAACCTTCATGGACTTCCTTAAGGTGGGTCTCGTGATAATGCTGAGCACGGTGGGAGTGGGTATGTTGCTGATATGGATAAGGTACGTAGGGGTGTGA
- a CDS encoding universal stress protein, whose product MAMDIFNKLIARKFRNIAGGRYEEIAKRYKEFLLLPEEFVLPEISSILVPVDRFAHEIPKELYETLEAYTGASVTVVYITDRMAFRMIEQTLGKLEAEKLKMAETELGERALFEIVSGLRDIGLRAKGRHLFGSKSDEVIKLAGEFDLLVISRGYGSEITKISPISPVVLKIVQHVDKPTIVY is encoded by the coding sequence ATGGCAATGGACATCTTCAATAAGCTCATCGCTAGGAAGTTCAGGAACATCGCGGGTGGCAGGTACGAGGAGATAGCGAAGCGCTACAAAGAATTCCTTCTCCTTCCTGAGGAGTTTGTCCTCCCTGAGATATCGTCCATCCTTGTACCCGTTGACAGGTTTGCCCACGAGATTCCGAAGGAGCTTTACGAAACCCTTGAAGCCTACACTGGGGCGTCGGTTACGGTTGTTTACATAACCGATAGAATGGCGTTCAGGATGATAGAGCAGACCCTCGGAAAACTTGAGGCCGAGAAGCTCAAGATGGCCGAAACCGAACTTGGTGAAAGAGCCCTCTTTGAGATAGTCTCCGGGCTGAGGGATATTGGCCTCAGGGCAAAGGGTAGACACCTCTTCGGAAGCAAGAGTGATGAGGTCATAAAACTGGCCGGCGAGTTTGACCTCCTGGTCATATCCAGGGGCTACGGTTCCGAGATAACGAAGATATCCCCCATCAGCCCCGTGGTCCTTAAGATAGTCCAGCACGTGGATAAGCCAACCATAGTGTATTAG
- a CDS encoding S16 family serine protease: MKRALVPLLIIMLLLPFASFAAAECPGEGHTVVLKAPAVSKTASGELIGVATDFVITVAPGTGHVYVETWPLAEVDMQASARLAAQIAGKVLGVDMSKYDVFIHIKADSPIIGGPSAGGTMTVGIIAALEGWNVNPKVMMTGMINPDGTIGPVGGILEKASAAHDVGAQLFLIPQGQRIQYVQETQKKEIGGIVEINTRTKKVDVVDYAKERWGLTVIEIKDIYDAVYYFTGHKIPRPEAPAYIKIDTSFLKDDALRDYDNTTAYYKATLEKLKRSDVNYATYTTLMEALNEAHAVLNQSKQSLDNGRYYTTMSKDFQARIIIRHVDWYLSVKSGEDVQRILRTTGSEINASEKRVSNLKIRGTTMLQAVAAAEERVEEAKGLLDDAWKYYYNGDYWDAVGDAAYAYERAKTAVFWASLGERFATGDVIGRDVIKATARDYIDESNLIVTYIESMYGNVGGDLSGSIQQAEQYYEDGKYSAALFTAMEARVRAQVFLDTLGIDNGTVLKDKLAGMKKGARVAIAVAQSQGITPVLAIAYYEFAESYEGSAEENGSMQDLQTAMIFYQYARETANLFLSKPAQSVTAANTTATNVPQIVIPTSSPGETSTSTPDDSSKRIPETAIILIAVGAFLIGAAVGKKL, encoded by the coding sequence ATGAAAAGGGCGCTTGTACCACTGCTGATAATCATGCTTCTGCTCCCGTTTGCATCCTTTGCCGCCGCTGAATGCCCCGGCGAAGGCCACACGGTAGTGCTGAAGGCACCGGCAGTCTCAAAGACAGCCAGCGGAGAGCTGATAGGCGTTGCCACGGATTTCGTCATCACAGTCGCACCGGGAACCGGTCACGTTTACGTCGAGACGTGGCCCCTCGCGGAGGTAGACATGCAGGCGAGTGCCAGATTAGCCGCCCAAATAGCGGGTAAGGTTCTCGGCGTGGATATGAGCAAGTACGATGTTTTTATCCATATCAAGGCAGATTCCCCGATAATAGGCGGTCCCTCCGCGGGAGGAACCATGACCGTCGGCATCATCGCGGCCCTTGAGGGATGGAACGTCAACCCCAAAGTTATGATGACCGGAATGATAAACCCGGACGGCACCATAGGGCCAGTTGGTGGAATCCTGGAGAAGGCCTCGGCGGCCCACGACGTCGGGGCGCAGCTCTTTCTGATTCCCCAGGGACAGCGCATCCAGTACGTCCAGGAGACCCAGAAAAAGGAAATCGGCGGCATAGTCGAGATAAACACCCGGACGAAGAAGGTCGACGTCGTTGACTACGCCAAGGAGCGCTGGGGACTGACGGTCATCGAAATCAAAGACATCTACGATGCCGTCTACTACTTCACCGGCCACAAGATACCCCGGCCAGAGGCGCCCGCGTACATAAAGATAGACACCTCATTCCTCAAGGACGATGCGCTCAGGGACTACGACAACACAACGGCCTACTACAAAGCCACCCTTGAGAAGCTCAAGAGGAGCGATGTCAACTACGCCACCTACACGACCCTCATGGAGGCCCTCAACGAGGCCCACGCGGTGCTCAACCAGTCAAAGCAGAGCCTCGACAACGGGAGGTACTACACGACGATGAGCAAGGACTTCCAGGCGAGGATAATAATAAGGCACGTGGACTGGTACCTGAGCGTGAAGTCGGGGGAGGACGTCCAGAGAATCCTGAGAACAACGGGCTCGGAGATAAACGCCTCGGAGAAGAGGGTATCCAACCTCAAGATAAGGGGCACGACGATGCTCCAGGCCGTCGCGGCCGCCGAGGAGAGAGTGGAGGAGGCCAAGGGGCTGCTGGACGACGCCTGGAAGTACTACTACAACGGTGACTACTGGGACGCCGTTGGCGATGCCGCATACGCCTATGAGAGGGCAAAGACAGCGGTCTTCTGGGCGAGCCTCGGTGAAAGGTTCGCGACCGGCGATGTGATAGGCAGGGACGTGATTAAGGCAACCGCCCGGGACTACATAGACGAGTCCAACCTCATAGTAACGTACATAGAGTCGATGTACGGGAACGTTGGGGGCGACCTCAGCGGGAGTATCCAGCAGGCGGAGCAGTACTACGAAGACGGCAAGTACTCGGCGGCGCTCTTCACGGCAATGGAGGCGCGCGTGAGGGCACAGGTCTTCCTAGACACACTGGGAATAGACAACGGGACGGTTCTCAAGGACAAACTGGCAGGAATGAAGAAGGGCGCCAGGGTGGCAATTGCAGTGGCCCAGAGCCAGGGCATAACCCCCGTGCTGGCAATAGCATACTACGAATTTGCGGAGAGCTACGAGGGGAGCGCCGAGGAGAACGGGAGCATGCAGGACCTTCAGACTGCCATGATATTCTACCAGTACGCCAGGGAAACCGCCAACCTGTTCCTCAGCAAACCAGCCCAATCCGTAACGGCGGCCAACACAACGGCAACGAATGTCCCCCAAATAGTCATCCCCACGTCATCACCCGGCGAGACCTCTACGAGCACCCCCGATGATTCCTCGAAGAGGATCCCCGAGACGGCGATAATCCTGATAGCCGTCGGCGCGTTTCTCATTGGTGCGGCAGTGGGCAAGAAGCTGTGA
- a CDS encoding NADP-dependent malic enzyme, with amino-acid sequence MNASNFHRDNFPGNGKIEVIPKVPLTRETLPLAYTPGVAEASRAIAEEPEKAFEYTNRGNMIAVISDGTRVLGLGDIGPLAALPVMEGKALLFKAFGGVDAFPLVLAEKAPERFIEVVKAVSPSFGGINLEDIASPKCFYILERLREELDIPVFHDDQQGTASVVLAGLINALKVVGKRLDEVGIALFGAGAAGFATLRLLIKAGVKPKNVRVVELVNGEPRVLTPDLPLEELFPYRGELLSKTNGEGIEGGPAEALKGADVLISFTRPGPGVIKPEWIEGMADDAVVFPLANPVPEILPDEARKAGARIVATGRSDYPNQINNLLGFPAIFRGALDVRARTITDDMIIAASKAMASVIEPSEEEIIPSPFHPEVHPAVAKAVAEEAMQEGVARVRVNPEDIEGKLREWREFYEKNIVPLNERRKAYGAH; translated from the coding sequence ATGAACGCGTCGAACTTTCACCGCGATAACTTTCCAGGCAACGGAAAGATAGAGGTCATCCCGAAGGTTCCCCTCACGAGGGAAACCCTTCCCCTGGCTTACACGCCCGGCGTCGCCGAGGCCTCACGCGCGATAGCGGAAGAGCCAGAGAAGGCCTTCGAATACACCAACAGGGGCAACATGATAGCCGTAATCAGCGACGGGACGAGGGTTTTGGGTCTCGGCGACATAGGTCCCCTCGCGGCCCTGCCAGTGATGGAAGGGAAAGCGCTGCTCTTCAAGGCCTTCGGCGGCGTTGATGCGTTTCCGCTCGTCCTGGCCGAAAAGGCTCCCGAGCGGTTCATCGAGGTCGTTAAGGCCGTCTCGCCCTCTTTCGGCGGGATAAACCTTGAGGACATCGCCTCTCCCAAGTGCTTCTACATCCTTGAGCGGTTGAGGGAGGAACTCGATATCCCCGTCTTCCACGACGACCAGCAGGGCACCGCGAGCGTCGTTTTAGCTGGCTTAATCAACGCCCTCAAAGTCGTCGGCAAGAGGCTCGATGAGGTAGGCATCGCGCTCTTTGGGGCCGGAGCCGCTGGCTTCGCGACACTCAGGCTCCTCATCAAAGCGGGGGTTAAGCCGAAAAACGTCCGCGTCGTCGAACTGGTGAACGGGGAGCCAAGGGTTCTAACGCCGGATTTGCCTCTTGAGGAGCTGTTCCCGTACAGGGGCGAACTGCTCTCCAAGACGAACGGTGAGGGAATCGAGGGCGGCCCGGCGGAGGCACTCAAGGGGGCGGACGTTCTCATTTCCTTCACGAGGCCCGGGCCGGGCGTCATAAAGCCGGAGTGGATTGAGGGGATGGCCGACGACGCGGTAGTCTTCCCGCTGGCCAATCCAGTTCCGGAGATACTCCCGGATGAGGCGAGGAAGGCCGGAGCGAGGATAGTCGCCACAGGGAGGAGCGATTATCCGAACCAGATAAACAACCTCCTCGGCTTCCCCGCCATATTCCGGGGGGCGCTCGACGTGAGGGCCAGGACGATAACGGACGACATGATAATAGCGGCATCAAAGGCGATGGCCTCGGTCATAGAGCCGAGCGAGGAGGAGATAATCCCCTCGCCGTTCCATCCGGAGGTTCACCCGGCGGTGGCAAAAGCTGTTGCAGAGGAGGCCATGCAGGAAGGAGTCGCGAGGGTTCGCGTTAATCCCGAGGACATCGAAGGAAAGCTACGGGAATGGAGGGAGTTCTACGAGAAGAACATCGTCCCACTGAACGAGAGGAGGAAAGCCTATGGGGCGCATTGA
- a CDS encoding cupin domain-containing protein, which yields MGRIEELIELLGMRRHPEGGYYAEVYRSPVEVAHSGKTRKAVSAIYFLLPRGEVSRPHRILSDELWHVYEGELELVWADEGFHRTRLGRVREGVKAFAVVPAGAWQAARPLSEYALAGCTVSPAFEWDEFELAEGEVLEGLLERFPEFKEFV from the coding sequence ATGGGGCGCATTGAAGAGCTTATCGAGCTCCTGGGTATGAGGAGGCATCCAGAGGGCGGATACTACGCAGAGGTCTACCGCTCTCCCGTGGAGGTCGCTCACAGTGGGAAGACTCGAAAGGCTGTGAGTGCGATATACTTCCTCCTGCCGCGCGGGGAGGTCAGCAGGCCCCACAGGATTCTCTCTGACGAACTCTGGCACGTCTACGAGGGCGAACTTGAACTGGTCTGGGCGGACGAAGGGTTTCATCGAACGAGGCTGGGAAGGGTTCGGGAGGGCGTTAAAGCTTTCGCCGTCGTTCCTGCCGGGGCCTGGCAGGCGGCAAGGCCCCTCTCCGAATATGCCCTCGCCGGATGCACGGTTTCACCGGCCTTTGAGTGGGATGAGTTCGAACTCGCCGAGGGCGAAGTTTTGGAGGGGCTCCTAGAGAGGTTCCCGGAGTTCAAGGAGTTCGTCTAA